One window of the Xiphophorus hellerii strain 12219 chromosome 15, Xiphophorus_hellerii-4.1, whole genome shotgun sequence genome contains the following:
- the sgk1 gene encoding serine/threonine-protein kinase Sgk1 isoform X3, with translation MRAREEKHWEESPPLFFRRLLLVLFRSLVFEPQMQTRQKNIYSKRAFMKQRKMGLNDFIQKLSTNSYACKHPEVQSILNLTPPQDPELMNSNPSPPPSPSQQINLGPSSNPSAKPSDFHFLKVIGKGSFGKVLLARHRTDDQFYAVKVLQKKAILKKKEEKHIMSERNVLLKNVKHPFLVGLHYSFQTADKLYFILDYINGGELFYHLQRERCFLEPRARFYAAEIASALGYLHSLNIVYRDLKPENILLDSQGHIILTDFGLCKENIEPNGTTSTFCGTPEYLAPEVLHKQPYDRTVDWWCLGAVLYEMLYGLPPFYSRNTAEMYDNILNKPLQLKPNISNAARHLLEGLLQKDRTKRLGCTEDFIEIKNHIFFSPINWDELNAKKITPPFNPNVTGPNDLRHFDPEFTDEPVPSSIGCSPDCVLATASIKEAAEAFEGFSYAPSMDSYL, from the exons cttttatgAAACAGAGGAAGATGGGTCTGAACGACTTCATTCAGAAGCTCTCCACCAACTCCTACGCCTGCAAGCA TCCTGAAGTGCAGTCGATTCTGAACTTGACTCCTCCACAGGACCCTGAGCTCATGAACTCAAACCCCTCTCCTCCT CCCAGTCCATCCCAGCAGATCAACCTCGGCCCGTCATCCAATCCTTCAGCCAAGCCCAGCGACTTTCACTTCCTCAAAGTGATCGGCAAGGGCAGCTTTGGCAAGGTGCTGCTTGCTCGTCACCGCACAGATGACCAGTTTTATGCAGTCAAAGTTTTACAGAAGAAGGCCATTCTCAAGAAAAAAGAG GAGAAGCACATCATGTCAGAGAGGAATGTATTGCTGAAGAATGTCAAGCATCCATTCTTAGTGGGCCTGCATTATTCTTTCCAAACAGCAGACAAACTTTACTTCATCTTGGACTACATCAATGGAGGAGAG CTGTTCTACCACCTTCAGAGAGAGCGCTGCTTCCTGGAGCCCAGAGCCAGGTTTTATGCGGCAGAGATCGCGAGCGCACTGGGATACCTGCACTCCCTCAACATCGTCTACAGAGACCTGAAGCCGGAGAACATCCTGCTGGACTCACAGGGCCACATCATCCTCACAGATTTTGGCCTGTGCAAGGAGAATATCGAACCCAATGGGACCACGTCGACATTCTGCGGTACGCCAGAG taTTTGGCTCCTGAGGTGCTACACAAGCAGCCATACGACAGGACAGTAGACTGGTGGTGCTTAGGAGCTGTTCTTTATGAGATGCTGTATGGCCTG CCGCCGTTCTACAGCCGAAACACAGCAGAAATGTATGACAACATCCTGAACAAGCCTCTGCAGCTGAAACCTAACATCTCCAATGCAGCCAGACACTTGTTGGAGGGTCTGCTACAAAAAGACCGCACCAAGAGGCTGGGCTGCACAGAGGACTTT ATCGAAATCAAGAACCACATATTCTTCTCTCCTATCAACTGGGATGAGCTTAATGCCAAGAAGATAACACCTCCCTTCAACCCTAATGTG ACGGGACCTAATGACCTGCGGCACTTTGATCCGGAGTTCACGGACGAACCGGTTCCAAGCTCCATCGGCTGCTCCCCAGACTGCGTCCTCGCCACTGCCAGCATCAAAGAGGCAGCCGAGGCCTTCGAGGGCTTTTCTTATGCCCCATCCATGGACTCCTACCTATAG
- the slc2a12 gene encoding solute carrier family 2, facilitated glucose transporter member 12: MDPNNETKKTPTHLPVDHASETQRLTPPKGPGCSWLVVLAAVSASLSGLMLGYEMGLTSGVLLQLRSVFALSCREQELLVSSQLLGALLICLVGGPILDRYGRRCSLLLSAALVVGGTIVLVALTSLAALTLGRLVVGMGTSLSGTAACLYIAEISPRERRGLLVTLYELMLVVGVMLGFSCSYAFTTTPHGWAYTFGLVIPPALLQMGALLFLPPSPRFLVTQGKVEQARVVLARMRGGAKKHVADELREIQVGLKEESEYSFWELFSSKANLRSRLVTGMALVFLQQATGQPNILSYASPLLRSVGFDSDAAATLASTGFGVVKVVGTIPAVLLVDRVGTKLFLCVGAVAMGTSLATLGTLTLQSHTHLTSLCKSQTLVNHTNLPWDLNGTSVELESSEIFSTQLPSHWSAEEAQRTDTETDRSWGLDPEKTHVELSSSLKWASLISLLVYVAAFSISLGPMVYVVLSEIFPMGVRGRAVSVVSAVNWATNLFISMTFLTITEKIGVPNVMFLYSGMSFVLLVFVILCVPQTKGRTLEEISKELASKKNFEVNLFRQAQPQETLIRRSPSTECAAKI, translated from the exons ATGGACCCCAACAATGAGACCAAGAAGACCCCCACTCACCTACCAGTGGATCATGCTTCTGAAACCCAGAGGCTGACCCCACCCAAAGGACCAG GCTGCAGCTGGCTGGTGGTGCTCGCTGCTGTGTCCGCCTCACTGAGCGGCTTAATGCTGGGCTATGAAATGGGCCTGACCTCTGGggtcctgctgcagctgcggAGCGTATTCGCTCTCTCCTGCAGAGAACAAGAACTTCTGGTAAGCTCCCAGCTGCTCGGAGCTCTCCTCATCTGCCTGGTGGGGGGCCCCATTCTGGATCGCTACGGCCGCCGCTGCTCTCTGCTCCTGAGTGCCGCCCTGGTGGTTGGAGGAACCATTGTGCTCGTTGCTTTGACTTCTCTTGCAGCTCTCACACTGGGCCGTCTGGTAGTCGGAATGGGGACGTCTTTGTCAGGAACCGCAGCGTGTCTGTACATTGCAGAGATCTCACCGAGGGAGCGGAGGGGTCTGCTGGTCACCCTGTACGAGCTGATGCTGGTTGTAGGGGTGATGCTGGGCTTCAGCTGTAGCTACGCCTTCACTACTACACCGCACGGCTGGGCGTACACATTTGGACTTGTGATTCCTCCTGCACTGCTCCAGATGGGTGCACTACTCTTCCTCCCTCCTAGTCCTCGCTTCCTTGTGACTCAGGGCAAAGTGGAGCAGGCGAGAGTGGTGCTGGCGAGGATGAGAGGTGGAGCTAAGAAACATGTGGCAGACGAGCTGAGGGAGATCCAGGTTGGACTGAAGGAAGAATCCGAATACAGTTTCTGGGAGCTGTTCAGTTCTAAGGCAAACCTACGGTCGCGGTTGGTTACGGGCATGGCCTTAGTGTTCCTCCAGCAGGCCACCGGGCAGCCCAACATCCTTTCCTACGCCTCGCCTCTCCTCCGTAGTGTCGGCTTCGACAGCGACGCTGCTGCTACCTTGGCCTCCACGGGGTTTGGAGTGGTCAAGGTAGTCGGCACAATCCCCGCCGTGCTGCTGGTCGACCGCGTGGGAACCAAGCTCTTCTTGTGTGTGGGTGCGGTCGCAATGGGAACGTCTCTGGCTACACTTGGTACTCTGACTCTGCAAAGCCACACTCACCTAACAAGCCTGTGTAAAAGTCAGACTTTAGTAAACCATACAAATTTACCTTGGGATTTAAACGGAACCTCAGTAGAACTGGAAAGCAGTGAGATATTTTCCACTCAGCTCCCCAGCCACTGGAGCGCTGAGGAAGCACAAAGGACTGACACCGAGACTGACAGGTCTTGGGGCTTGGATCCCGAAAAAACTCATGTAGAACTGTCTTCTTCATTAAAGTGGGCATCTTTGATAAGCCTGCTGGTCTATGTGGCTGCCTTCTCGATTAGCCTCGGACCCA TGGTCTATGTGGTTCTCAGTGAGATCTTTCCCATGGGAGTCAGAGGCAGGGCTGTGTCAGTCGTGTCGGCAGTGAACTGGGCCACAAACCTGTTCATTTCCATGACTTTTCTCACCATCACAG aaaagATCGGCGTTCCCAATGTAATGTTTCTATACTCCGGTATGAGTTTTGTCCTGCTGGTGTTCGTCATCCTTTGCGTTCCTCAGACCAAAGGCCGGACACTGGAGGAGATATCCAAAGAGTTGGCAAGCAA GAAAAACTTTGAGGTAAACCTTTTCAGACAGGCACAGCCTCAGGAGACCCTGATCAGGAGGAGCCCGTCTACAGAGTGTGCTGCAAAAATCTAA
- the tbpl1 gene encoding TATA box-binding protein-like 1: MDSNNDEALDIIVTNVVATFRTRCHLNLRKIALEGTNVIYKPEVGKVLMKLRKPMITASIWSSGKIICTGATSEEEAKLGARRLARCLQKLGFKVRFSAFRVVNVLAVCSMPFAVHLVDFTKNNRPIASYEPELHPAATYRIKNLKATVQVFSTGSLTVTGPNVQSVASAVEYIYPLLYECQKPRCK; the protein is encoded by the exons ATGGATTCCAACAACGATGAAGCACTCGACATCATTGTTACAAATGTGGTGGCAACATTCAGGACCAGGTGTCACCTCAACTTGCGCAAGATTGCTTTAGAAGGAACCAATGTCATCTATAAGCCTGAAGTCGGG aaagtGCTGATGAAACTCCGTAAACCAATGATAACCGCTTCAATTTGGTCCTCAGGGAAGATAATCTGCACTGGAGCAACAAG TGAGGAAGAGGCAAAGTTGGGCGCTCGGAGGTTAGCTCGCTGTCTGCAGAAACTGGGCTTTAAG GTGAGGTTTTCGGCGTTCAGAGTTGTGAACGTGCTCGCTGTGTGCTCCATGCCGTTTGCAGTGCATCTTGTAGACTTCACAAAGAACAACCGACCCATTGCCAG TTATGAACCTGAACTCCATCCTGCTGCTACTTATCGAATCAAAAATCTGAAGGCTACTGTCCAAGTGTTTTCTACTGGCAGCCTCACAGTGACAG GACCAAATGTGCAGAGCGTGGCCTCAGCAGTGGAGTACATCTACCCACTACTGTATGAGTGTCAGAAACCCCGCTGCAAATAA
- the sgk1 gene encoding serine/threonine-protein kinase Sgk1 isoform X4 — translation MRCSLITSLPRSPQPLRFLVTRELKSILMKDKTASLTSFMKQRKMGLNDFIQKLSTNSYACKHPEVQSILNLTPPQDPELMNSNPSPPPSPSQQINLGPSSNPSAKPSDFHFLKVIGKGSFGKVLLARHRTDDQFYAVKVLQKKAILKKKEEKHIMSERNVLLKNVKHPFLVGLHYSFQTADKLYFILDYINGGELFYHLQRERCFLEPRARFYAAEIASALGYLHSLNIVYRDLKPENILLDSQGHIILTDFGLCKENIEPNGTTSTFCGTPEYLAPEVLHKQPYDRTVDWWCLGAVLYEMLYGLPPFYSRNTAEMYDNILNKPLQLKPNISNAARHLLEGLLQKDRTKRLGCTEDFIEIKNHIFFSPINWDELNAKKITPPFNPNVTGPNDLRHFDPEFTDEPVPSSIGCSPDCVLATASIKEAAEAFEGFSYAPSMDSYL, via the exons ATGCGCTGTAGTTTGATTACATCGCTACCGAGGAGCCCGCAGCCTCTCCGCTTTCTTGTGACCCGGGAGTTAAAAAGCATCCTTATGAAAGACAAAACGGCCTCATTGACCT cttttatgAAACAGAGGAAGATGGGTCTGAACGACTTCATTCAGAAGCTCTCCACCAACTCCTACGCCTGCAAGCA TCCTGAAGTGCAGTCGATTCTGAACTTGACTCCTCCACAGGACCCTGAGCTCATGAACTCAAACCCCTCTCCTCCT CCCAGTCCATCCCAGCAGATCAACCTCGGCCCGTCATCCAATCCTTCAGCCAAGCCCAGCGACTTTCACTTCCTCAAAGTGATCGGCAAGGGCAGCTTTGGCAAGGTGCTGCTTGCTCGTCACCGCACAGATGACCAGTTTTATGCAGTCAAAGTTTTACAGAAGAAGGCCATTCTCAAGAAAAAAGAG GAGAAGCACATCATGTCAGAGAGGAATGTATTGCTGAAGAATGTCAAGCATCCATTCTTAGTGGGCCTGCATTATTCTTTCCAAACAGCAGACAAACTTTACTTCATCTTGGACTACATCAATGGAGGAGAG CTGTTCTACCACCTTCAGAGAGAGCGCTGCTTCCTGGAGCCCAGAGCCAGGTTTTATGCGGCAGAGATCGCGAGCGCACTGGGATACCTGCACTCCCTCAACATCGTCTACAGAGACCTGAAGCCGGAGAACATCCTGCTGGACTCACAGGGCCACATCATCCTCACAGATTTTGGCCTGTGCAAGGAGAATATCGAACCCAATGGGACCACGTCGACATTCTGCGGTACGCCAGAG taTTTGGCTCCTGAGGTGCTACACAAGCAGCCATACGACAGGACAGTAGACTGGTGGTGCTTAGGAGCTGTTCTTTATGAGATGCTGTATGGCCTG CCGCCGTTCTACAGCCGAAACACAGCAGAAATGTATGACAACATCCTGAACAAGCCTCTGCAGCTGAAACCTAACATCTCCAATGCAGCCAGACACTTGTTGGAGGGTCTGCTACAAAAAGACCGCACCAAGAGGCTGGGCTGCACAGAGGACTTT ATCGAAATCAAGAACCACATATTCTTCTCTCCTATCAACTGGGATGAGCTTAATGCCAAGAAGATAACACCTCCCTTCAACCCTAATGTG ACGGGACCTAATGACCTGCGGCACTTTGATCCGGAGTTCACGGACGAACCGGTTCCAAGCTCCATCGGCTGCTCCCCAGACTGCGTCCTCGCCACTGCCAGCATCAAAGAGGCAGCCGAGGCCTTCGAGGGCTTTTCTTATGCCCCATCCATGGACTCCTACCTATAG
- the sgk1 gene encoding serine/threonine-protein kinase Sgk1 isoform X5, which produces MRTHSELKAFMKQRKMGLNDFIQKLSTNSYACKHPEVQSILNLTPPQDPELMNSNPSPPPSPSQQINLGPSSNPSAKPSDFHFLKVIGKGSFGKVLLARHRTDDQFYAVKVLQKKAILKKKEEKHIMSERNVLLKNVKHPFLVGLHYSFQTADKLYFILDYINGGELFYHLQRERCFLEPRARFYAAEIASALGYLHSLNIVYRDLKPENILLDSQGHIILTDFGLCKENIEPNGTTSTFCGTPEYLAPEVLHKQPYDRTVDWWCLGAVLYEMLYGLPPFYSRNTAEMYDNILNKPLQLKPNISNAARHLLEGLLQKDRTKRLGCTEDFIEIKNHIFFSPINWDELNAKKITPPFNPNVTGPNDLRHFDPEFTDEPVPSSIGCSPDCVLATASIKEAAEAFEGFSYAPSMDSYL; this is translated from the exons ATGAGAACTCATTCGGAGCTTAAAG cttttatgAAACAGAGGAAGATGGGTCTGAACGACTTCATTCAGAAGCTCTCCACCAACTCCTACGCCTGCAAGCA TCCTGAAGTGCAGTCGATTCTGAACTTGACTCCTCCACAGGACCCTGAGCTCATGAACTCAAACCCCTCTCCTCCT CCCAGTCCATCCCAGCAGATCAACCTCGGCCCGTCATCCAATCCTTCAGCCAAGCCCAGCGACTTTCACTTCCTCAAAGTGATCGGCAAGGGCAGCTTTGGCAAGGTGCTGCTTGCTCGTCACCGCACAGATGACCAGTTTTATGCAGTCAAAGTTTTACAGAAGAAGGCCATTCTCAAGAAAAAAGAG GAGAAGCACATCATGTCAGAGAGGAATGTATTGCTGAAGAATGTCAAGCATCCATTCTTAGTGGGCCTGCATTATTCTTTCCAAACAGCAGACAAACTTTACTTCATCTTGGACTACATCAATGGAGGAGAG CTGTTCTACCACCTTCAGAGAGAGCGCTGCTTCCTGGAGCCCAGAGCCAGGTTTTATGCGGCAGAGATCGCGAGCGCACTGGGATACCTGCACTCCCTCAACATCGTCTACAGAGACCTGAAGCCGGAGAACATCCTGCTGGACTCACAGGGCCACATCATCCTCACAGATTTTGGCCTGTGCAAGGAGAATATCGAACCCAATGGGACCACGTCGACATTCTGCGGTACGCCAGAG taTTTGGCTCCTGAGGTGCTACACAAGCAGCCATACGACAGGACAGTAGACTGGTGGTGCTTAGGAGCTGTTCTTTATGAGATGCTGTATGGCCTG CCGCCGTTCTACAGCCGAAACACAGCAGAAATGTATGACAACATCCTGAACAAGCCTCTGCAGCTGAAACCTAACATCTCCAATGCAGCCAGACACTTGTTGGAGGGTCTGCTACAAAAAGACCGCACCAAGAGGCTGGGCTGCACAGAGGACTTT ATCGAAATCAAGAACCACATATTCTTCTCTCCTATCAACTGGGATGAGCTTAATGCCAAGAAGATAACACCTCCCTTCAACCCTAATGTG ACGGGACCTAATGACCTGCGGCACTTTGATCCGGAGTTCACGGACGAACCGGTTCCAAGCTCCATCGGCTGCTCCCCAGACTGCGTCCTCGCCACTGCCAGCATCAAAGAGGCAGCCGAGGCCTTCGAGGGCTTTTCTTATGCCCCATCCATGGACTCCTACCTATAG
- the sgk1 gene encoding serine/threonine-protein kinase Sgk1 isoform X2 → MLHNQSSHRIAQTYAQAEMSQLAVFSKFFSLNANDASALEGAALTRKRADALYWSKMDGSPHTVFTKAECFHAFQQAWPAPPCLGIVIKPGGGVQLQFVFWILMSAERILTLIMTIKTETEKPALTYSKSRGLVELVTAFMKQRKMGLNDFIQKLSTNSYACKHPEVQSILNLTPPQDPELMNSNPSPPPSPSQQINLGPSSNPSAKPSDFHFLKVIGKGSFGKVLLARHRTDDQFYAVKVLQKKAILKKKEEKHIMSERNVLLKNVKHPFLVGLHYSFQTADKLYFILDYINGGELFYHLQRERCFLEPRARFYAAEIASALGYLHSLNIVYRDLKPENILLDSQGHIILTDFGLCKENIEPNGTTSTFCGTPEYLAPEVLHKQPYDRTVDWWCLGAVLYEMLYGLPPFYSRNTAEMYDNILNKPLQLKPNISNAARHLLEGLLQKDRTKRLGCTEDFIEIKNHIFFSPINWDELNAKKITPPFNPNVTGPNDLRHFDPEFTDEPVPSSIGCSPDCVLATASIKEAAEAFEGFSYAPSMDSYL, encoded by the exons ATGTTGCATAACCAGAGCAGTCACAGAATTGCACAAACCTATGCGCAAGCAGAAATGTCCCAGTTAGCTGTGTTTAGTAAGTTTTTTTCCCTAAACGCCAATGACGCAAGCGCACTGGAAGGTGCGGCACTGACGCGTAAGCGCGCAGATGCCCTCTATTGGTCTAAAATGGATGGATCACCTCATACTGTATTTACTAAAGCTGAGTGTTTCCACGCCTTCCAGCAGGCGTGGCCAGCTCCTCCCTGTTTAGGCATCGTTATAAAACCGGGAGGCGGCGTACAGTTACAATTTGTATTTTGGATTTTGATGAGTGCGGAGCGGATCTTGACACTCATCATGAcgattaaaacagaaacagagaagcCTGCCTTGACTTACTCAAAGTCGAGAGGACTTGTGGAATTAGTCACTG cttttatgAAACAGAGGAAGATGGGTCTGAACGACTTCATTCAGAAGCTCTCCACCAACTCCTACGCCTGCAAGCA TCCTGAAGTGCAGTCGATTCTGAACTTGACTCCTCCACAGGACCCTGAGCTCATGAACTCAAACCCCTCTCCTCCT CCCAGTCCATCCCAGCAGATCAACCTCGGCCCGTCATCCAATCCTTCAGCCAAGCCCAGCGACTTTCACTTCCTCAAAGTGATCGGCAAGGGCAGCTTTGGCAAGGTGCTGCTTGCTCGTCACCGCACAGATGACCAGTTTTATGCAGTCAAAGTTTTACAGAAGAAGGCCATTCTCAAGAAAAAAGAG GAGAAGCACATCATGTCAGAGAGGAATGTATTGCTGAAGAATGTCAAGCATCCATTCTTAGTGGGCCTGCATTATTCTTTCCAAACAGCAGACAAACTTTACTTCATCTTGGACTACATCAATGGAGGAGAG CTGTTCTACCACCTTCAGAGAGAGCGCTGCTTCCTGGAGCCCAGAGCCAGGTTTTATGCGGCAGAGATCGCGAGCGCACTGGGATACCTGCACTCCCTCAACATCGTCTACAGAGACCTGAAGCCGGAGAACATCCTGCTGGACTCACAGGGCCACATCATCCTCACAGATTTTGGCCTGTGCAAGGAGAATATCGAACCCAATGGGACCACGTCGACATTCTGCGGTACGCCAGAG taTTTGGCTCCTGAGGTGCTACACAAGCAGCCATACGACAGGACAGTAGACTGGTGGTGCTTAGGAGCTGTTCTTTATGAGATGCTGTATGGCCTG CCGCCGTTCTACAGCCGAAACACAGCAGAAATGTATGACAACATCCTGAACAAGCCTCTGCAGCTGAAACCTAACATCTCCAATGCAGCCAGACACTTGTTGGAGGGTCTGCTACAAAAAGACCGCACCAAGAGGCTGGGCTGCACAGAGGACTTT ATCGAAATCAAGAACCACATATTCTTCTCTCCTATCAACTGGGATGAGCTTAATGCCAAGAAGATAACACCTCCCTTCAACCCTAATGTG ACGGGACCTAATGACCTGCGGCACTTTGATCCGGAGTTCACGGACGAACCGGTTCCAAGCTCCATCGGCTGCTCCCCAGACTGCGTCCTCGCCACTGCCAGCATCAAAGAGGCAGCCGAGGCCTTCGAGGGCTTTTCTTATGCCCCATCCATGGACTCCTACCTATAG